The window TGGAATACTGCCAGGTGAAATGGTTTGATGTGAATTTGTCTCAATAATCCGAGGGAGGGGAGGTGACATGGTACAGATGAGAGGAGGTTGGACTTCAGTTGCTAATTGCTGAAGCAGGGTAATGGGTACCTGGGGGCTCATTATTATACTATTCTAAGCCAgatatagtggctcacacctgtaattccaactacttggaggttgaggcaggaggattgcttgaggccaggagttcaagatcagcctgggcaacatagcaggactgcatctctaaaaatatatgtatgtatataagtatgcataaataaatagataaaatactattttcataGCTGTATAAAATGTtctataggccgggcgcggtggctcacgcctgtaatcccagcactttgggaggctgaggcgggtggatcacgaggtcaggaaatcgagaccatcctggctaacatggtgaaaccccgtctctactaaaaatacaaaaaattagccaggcatggtggcgggcgcctgtggtcccagctactcgggaggctgaggcaggagaatggtgtgaacccaggaggcagagcttgccatgagccgagatcgcgccactgcactccagtctgggcgacagggtgagactctgtctcaaaaaaaaaaaaaagttctataatagaatgttttttaattaattattttttggaagacagagtcttactctgtcgcataggctggaggacagtggcacgatctcggctcactacaatctccgcctcccaggttcaagcgattctcctaccttggcctccgcagtagctgggattacaggtgtgtgccaccatgcctggctaatttttgtatttttagtagagatggggtttcaccatgttgcccaggctggtcttgaactcctgaactcaggcaatccacccacctcagcctctcagtgttaggattacaggtgtgagccaccatgccaggctggaATGTTTTTCAGAAATGTCCTGGATAAATGGGAattggtggctgggtgtggtggctcacacctgtaatcccagcacttttagaggtcgagacgggtggatcacgaggtcaggagatcgagaccatcctggccaacatggtgaaacccagtctctactaaaaatacaaaagttagccaggtgtggtggtgcgtgcctgtagtcccagctactcaggaggctgaggcaggagaattgcttgaacccgggaggcggaggttgcagtaagccaagatcgtgccactgcactccagcctggcgacagagcgagactccgtcccccacccccagcaagaAAAGGTGGGGAAATGGTTAGGCTACGTGAGGAAAGCTCTGTTCATGCCAAGCACTCCATGTCCTAGTCTGAACAGGCTGTGGAAGGCAGGCCACATGGAACCAGGCACCACCCTCTTCCTGGCTGGAGTCAGGTCCAGGCCCTGTCTGTACATTTGAGTCAGAAGAATCAACCTGttggcccagctactcgggaggctgaagcaggagaatcgcttgaaccagggagacagaggttgcagtggttTTGCAGATCTTGcagaaccaagatcacgccacggcactccagcctgggtgactgagtaagactctgtctcaaaaaaaagaatcaacctGTTGGGGTGAGGACCCCAGGGATAACATAAGAGCTAAAGAGCTTCTCCAGTCCAGGTCTGGGAAGGTTatatagaaggaaaacaaaggtaaACAGCATCCTTCcacagcagcagttctcaaagtgggATCCTTGGACCAGCAAGGTGGGTGTCActtgggaatttgttagaaacGCACATTCATGGGCCCCACCCAGCCCGCCTGGATCAGAtgctctggaggttgaggccCTGCAGCTGCACTTGAAGAAGACTTCTGTGGGATTCTGAGGCACGGAAGCCATCAAGTGTCCCTGCTCTGTGTGCGGCACAACAGAGAAAGCCACAGACTTGAGGTCAGCAGAAGCAAACTCAAAGCCTACATGTGTATGCTCACAGGCCATGTGGACCCGGATAAATCACTGCACTTTTCTGAGCCTAGCCCCAGCCCCTGTCAAATGAGGAGAAGCCGGGGTACAAGAGCTAAATCTTGACACATGTGAAGAACAGCAGAGCAAACTTcagctctctttcttctttcctctaatTCCAATTTTgaatataactttcttttttttttttttttttttttttttttgagacgaatcttgctctgtcacccaggttggagtgcagtggcgtgatctcagctcactgcaagctccgcctcccaggttcatgccattctcctgcctcagcctccccagcagctgggactacaggcgcctgccaccacaaccggctaatttttttttatttttttagtagagacgaggtttcactgtgttagccaggatgatctcgatctcctgaccttgtgatccgcccgcctcagcctcccaaagtgctgggactacaggcgtgagccaccgtgcccggccttgaatGTAACTTTCTAAGTGATTAGCAGGATCAGGATTTGCAAAACCATGGCTCAAACTCTGGCTGGGACTCCCTCTGAACTCAGGGTTACACTGTGTTTAAAAAGCAGAGGGAGGCATGGACAGGCAGAGTGATGGGATTTGTGGTCCCGAGGAATCCCCAACTCACCGATCAGCAGCTGCACAATGTTGGAGCCCGCATACTTCCTCACATCCTCAATCCAGTGAGGCACCGACAGGAAGGAGCTCCTCTTGGTGATGTCGTAGGCAAGGATGGCCCCATTGGCACTGCGGTAGTAGCTCTGGGTGATGGTGCGGAACCGCTCCTGGCCGGCCGTGTCCCAGATCTGCAGCTAAAGAAATAAGGTTCCTCAGTGAACCCAGTGGCACAGGCTGAACATGGGGACAGGCAGAGTGACCCCACAGACCCACACCCAGAGCTGTGGTTCCACTGGGCTAGGAGGCCTTCTGAGTCCTTAGAAAGCAACTCAATGGCTCAACCTTGTTGGAAAAATGGGGAAGCAAAGGGAAGGTGAGCAGCCCCTGTCCTGGCCCTCTAGGGTCCCCAGggaaagatggaggaaggggtaCACTCTGAGCTGACCCAGGTCCTCCGCGTGCCCCTCCGTGTGCCCCTCTCCCCTCAGGACTGGGCCCACTGCTGCGAAAACAGAACCACCAGTGCTCAAGCGGCCGGCGGCTGGAAAGCTGGCTCCAGGTGCACTGCACGGCCAGCAGTAGGCACGGCCAGGTACCCTCCCCTACAAGAGCATCACGTACCCAGCTGTGTGTGAGGCTCCTCCAGCATTAGGGTTCCCTCAGGACTCTACAGCTTGGTGATGAGGACTGTGGGAAGGGTGACTGGTGGTGGCAATGGGCAGAGTCCTCCCATGGGGCCTTTAAGTACAAGGCAGTTTCCACCAGCTGACCCAGCTTGGCCAAAGCAAGGAGCTTTGGCCACCCATGTCTTCATTTAACACCTACTCTGCCCCATCTCCCACCAGATGTGGGCTGTGGAGAAGAGGTGCCCATGGGTGGGAGGAGCTTCCCTAGTGTCTTTTAGAAGCAGAGTCTGGCAGGATGGATACCAGGCCAGGTAGGGGCAGAGGTCTGTGCGGGGCCAGGAGGCTGCCCACTCTGGGCAGAGATCACCAGCCAAGGGGCATATGCCAGGGATCTTGGTGACCAAACACCTTGGGGATCGGGTGTGCCTTCTCTGCCCCACCAATCACAGGTTCTCATGGCTCTCTGAAGACTGACACCCAGCTTGTGGCGTGTGCCAAGCTGCAGGTCCATCAGCCCCCTTTGCAGGCACAAACACTCGGGGTGTCTCTTTACCTAGTTCTCAAGGTATGTGAGAAAGGTCTTTCTCTCAAGGTCTGTCTGGGGTGGGGAAAAGCCACAGAGGCCCAGACAGTTCCTGAAGGCAGGGCCTCTGCCCCTGGCACTGTGGAGGTGACCACCATTGCCCCAGCCCCAACACAGAAGTCTGAGAGTGAAAGCTCTGGGCCACAATGTGCCAAATAAGACTCCTCTTTCCTGAGTTGTCCCATTTACTCCTCAGTGAGTGGCTCTAAGAAAACCAGGCCTATGTTCCATAGTTCATGCGTCTTGCAGCTCATGCATGGCAGCATGGGGTGAAGTGCAAGGTTTATGTGTGTACCACACAAGCCTGGGATCCAGATAACCTCTGGTGTGGAGATAACTCGTCTCCACACATAACACGAAAGACACCGgccaaacaacagcaaaaacacaaCACAGAAGAAACAACACAGAGGCAAAGTACTCAAACAATCGTCAATGTTTCAGAAATAGGGAAAGATTCATGGAACAAGGAAAGAATAGTATCTTTTTTGGTGAGGcgcattcagaaagaaaaaagagctcaattaaaaatatgattaacaTACATGAAAAATGCAACATCAGGGTTGGAAGATAAAGTTGAAGAAATCCCTccaaagtagagaaaaaatacaaagaaatggaaaagagagaaaataaaattgaaagccaggtgcggtggctcaagcctgtaattccagtactttgggaggccaaggcagaaggatcacctgagatcaagagttcgagaccaggctggccaacatggtgaaaccccatctctactaaaaatacaaaaattaaccaggtgtggtggtgcacgcctgtaatcccagctactgggaaggctgaggcaggagaatcgcttgaacctgggaggcagaggttccagtgagccgagatcacgccactgcactccagcctggacgacagagtgagtgagactgtctcaaaaaaaaagaaaagaaaagaaaagaaaattaagaagcaGCCTAGGAGAGCAGGATAATCAGAGtttcagaaaaagagaacaataCAATCAAGGAGAGGAAATCAAGTATTTCAAGAAAAGTATCCAGAATTGACTGAGGGGCCCACCAGGCACACACACAATGGAGCAGAGCAGACCACACTGCATCCATGGGCAGAAGTTCCAGAACAACAGGCAAGAAGAAAGAACACAAAAGACCCATGTGGCATTAGACAGCCAACAAAACAATGCCttaaaatgaggagaaaaattatttccaacctagaattctcTACCCAACCAACCAGTAGTCAAGTGTGAGGGTTTAATAAAGGCACTCCCAGACATACAGTCCTCGAAAAATTCACCTTCCTGCTACCCTTCCTCAGGGAGTGACTGAAAGTTCCTCTACctaaagaaatcaacaaaaaataagaaaatgtgggatCCAGAAAACAGAGAGTTCAACTGAAAAGGGAGGCAAAGGGAGATGCCAGGATGATGGAAAGAGAGATAAATCCCAGGATAATACCTGAGCAGCAGCCTAGACATCAGCCAACTTGGAGCCGGTCAGAGGGCTCCTGGAGCAGCTTCCAGCCATGGCAGCATCGCTGGTGGCAGAGTAGCCCTCCCTCCACACACACCACAGGACTGGAGAAAATATATGAGGCTGTCGTTTTTGGAATGTAGATAACAAGCGGCCTGAGACCATAAcccctaaaaaaggaaaaactcatGAAAGGCACCTCATGATCATTGTGACACTCTACCTGGGAGTTTCCTGACCATGGGGCTAGAATCCAAGCAGAGCACAGTGGTCCCACTGAGCTAAGGAGGCAGAGATCAGGGTCTGGAGCAGATGATGTGATGAAATGAGAAGACATAAGTAGGGGGAGCCCAAAAGTCTATGTGAGGTGTCCCAGTGAGCTCTTGACCAGAGAGTGCCCCTTCCAGAGTTGAGAACAGACCAGAGATAGAGGTTCAGGAGTGCTAGGGGATGCTGAAGTTCCAAGCCAGACACAGTGAACAGGCCTCATTAGTGTCTCATTAGCGACCCGTATATGAGCTATCAGAACGTCACTATGGGTGAGGACCATGCCTAAAGAATAGGCCTCCATAGACCTGCCCTCACCAACATAAGCCTTGGGTTTGGAGGTTGAGTTCTGCCACATTAGCGAGGCTCAGAAACACCTTAGTCTTTCCACATATCCACcctaacaaaacataaaaaacaagcCTAAACGAATAACTTCAAGGTGATCAGCCAGTAACTGAATTGACTACTAGGACAAGAATCAACACTCTTCTAAAGAAGGTAACAGAATCCAGAGTCTCGTTAAGTTATCAACCACAATTTCCATATACTATTGAAAATTGCTAAAcgtgcaaagaaacaggaaaatatgaacCACAGATAAGGGAAAAAGCAATCTATTGACACTGATGCCAAAATGGCCCAGATATTGTATTTAGTAGGGAGACTTTAAAGCAGCgattttaaatatgttcagaAAATTACAAGGAAAGTATGttcaaagagttaaagaaaaacaTCGCCATAATGAGTGGACGAATAGGGgatttaaggaaataaatgaaaaattatttcttaaaacataaatgttttattaaactatttattattattaaaattacgggctgggtgcagtgtttcatgcccataatcccagcactttgggaggccaaggcaggtggatcacttgaggtcaggagttgaagaccagcctggccaacatggtaaaaccccatctctaccaaaaatacaaaaattagccaggcatcgtggtatgctcctgtaatcccaactactcgggaggctgaggcatgagaatcccttgaacctcagaggcagaggttgcagtgagcccagatcacgctactgcactccagcctggacaacagagcaaaactgtctcaaaaaatatatatatgttaaacttaatttttttttttttgagacggagtctcactctgtcacccaggctggagtgcagtggcgcggtctcggctcactgcaacctccgcctcccgggttcatgccattctcctgcctcagtctcccaagcagctgggactataggcgtccaccaccatgcccagctaatttgttgtatttttaatagagacagggtttcactgtgttagccaggatggtcttgatctcctgaccttgtgatctgcccacctcagcctcccaaagtgctgggattacaggcgtgagccaccgcgcctggccttaattttttttttgagacggagtttcgctctgttgtccaggctggagtgcaatggcacgatcttcgctcaccgcaacctccgcctcctgagttcaagtgattctcctgcctcagtctcctgagtagctggaattatgggcacgtgccatcacacccggctaattttgtatttttggtagagacagggtttctccatgttggtcagtctggtctcgaactcccgacctcaggtgatccactcgcctcggcctcccaaagtgctgggattacaggcgtgagccactgcgcccagcctaaacttaatttttaaattagtggaaattctagaactaaaaattATAGTAAGTGGAAAATTCACTGGATGAACTTAATAGCAGATTAtagatggcagaaaaaaaaaatcagtgaacctgaagaaaaatcaataaagagtTAATatgaggaaggggaaaaaagattgaagaaaatgaataaaatcggAAGGATATGTGAGATAATACCAAACTGTCTCATACTCACATAATTGCAGTTCCAGGAAAAGATAGTGATAATGGGGGAAGAATACTCAAAGAACTAATGACTGAAAAATCTCCAAATCTGATGAAACATACCTGGCTTaaagatccaagaagctcagcaaaccccaagcagaaaaaatacaaaatacacaaaagcaGATCACAGtcaaaatgacagaaaacaaGAATAAAGGGGAAATATGAAAAGCAGTCTGATAAAAGACATATTCCATACATGGGAACAACAATACAAATGACAACCACTTCTCAGAAtaatggaagccagaagacaatgctgagaagtgctaaaaagaaaaaaacaagtgcGGAAAGAAAAAACTCTCAATGCTGAAGTACTTGTCAAACAAAATTTTCCCTCATAAGACAGGGTGAAATCAAGACGTTTGCAGATAAATGGAAGTAGAGAGAAGCTCCTTGGAAAAAAGCTGCCCTGCAAGAAATGccagatggtaccactgcactaaagcctgagcaacagactgagaccctatttcaaaagaAGAGGTGGAAGTGGCTGCTCTAGGGCAGGGGGTTGGCAATATCCTAAGACCTTCTGCTACCAATCCTTGTAGAACCAAATGACTCCTCAAACCACACACAAGTTAagtttgcttaaaataaaaactaaatgaaaaaccaacaaaataacTACTGATTAAGGTATGTAGGCCAACCAGCTGGTGAACTGTGGGCAGTAATGGAGAAGATATTTTGGGAAAGTAGACCCTTCCCATGGCTGGTAGTATTCCCATCCTATTCCCCCAAATTAGAGGAAGGGAAGGATACAGGGTAGCGGTGGTACGCTGGGGCCAACAAGCCTGAGCTCATGACCTGATGCTCTGTCACCAGCTTTGTGTCTCTAGGCTAAAacttcattctgtttttctttttttttgagacgagtctcgctctgtcgcccaggctggagtgcagtagcgtgatctctgctcaccgcaacctctgtctcccaggttgaagcgattctcctgcctcagcctcccgagtagctgggattacaggcgtgtgccaccacacccagctaattttgtatttttagtagaaacagggtttcgccatgttggcctggctggtctcgaacttctgacctcaggtgatccacccgccatggcctcccaaagtgctgggattgcaggtgtgagccactgcgcccggccattctgtttttcatccGTACAAAAAGGTGCTGTCAGAGTCAAATGACCAAACCCATGTGCCCAAGTGCTAGCATGGAGAAGGTGCTGATAAATGCATCCGTTTAACAATATTTACTGAGCTATTATAATTTTGTggcaaatgtttttaatatacaCAAAGGAACTTAAATGCAAAAGAGAATACATATAGtaccaaaagaaaaacatactagGCTGTGTACATGAGTCGttcatttttcattcaacatGCGCTGAGCTCCTGCCTTGTCCCAGCCTCTGCTCTGGTAACTGGGGATATAGCAGGGAACGGAGCAAAACCAGCTCCATCCTAGTAAGAGGAGACAGAATGTGCCACAGATCCTTTTAGAAGGTGATCATGAGCACGCTACAGAATGTGAAAGCCAGGCAGACAGCACAGGGGGTGGATGCCAGCCTATTTGATGATCTGAGCAAGTGTCTGAGCTGAGGCCTGAGTGATGAAGAGCCAACCACATGGACGGTGTTCAGGCAGGGGAACAGGACAAAGgctcagaggcaggagaatgcttacCGTGTTAGAGACATGGAAAGGGCAGTGTGGCCAGATGGCCGTGAAGAAGGAAACTGGGAGGAGACACGTTCAGAGACATGGGCCAGAGCCAGAGCATATAGGATCTTGCAGGCCAAAGTTAAGAGTgtggatttcatttttcttgcaacGTAAAGCCACTGGAGATTGTCTCAGGCAGGGAAATATGAGCCAGTCTCCTCTTTTCTCCCACTCACATATCTTATCAGcgcaccctgcactccagccactgCTGCAGCAACCAGCtttgcacacacacaaaggccTGCCCACACCGTGCCCCTCACTCCCTGCCTGGGAGCATCTCTGAGTCTGGCCAGGGAGGCCTGCCGGAAAGCACTGTGTGCTCATGCCTCCATGACCCAGAAGAGAGAGGCCTCCGCACCCTAGGGATCACCTGTGACCAACGGGGAACAGGGATAAAGCTCTTCTCTCCCACCTCTCAGAGGGACCACTGTGAGACACATTCCTCATGCACCTTGTAAAGTCCTCAGGGTCAAGACCACTGCCCATGGCAGCTAAATGAAAGATGCAGCTCTATCTAAGCCTTGCCTCCTTCTCCAGGTCAGTCTCCAAAACAAAAGCTAAGCATGTGAGCCCTTCTCTCTGGCTCTGTTTTCCACGGGAAGCCTGGGCTAAGACAAGATGTGCtctggtttgtttttaaaatatcacagccaggcatggtggctcacacctgtaatcccagcactttggaaggccgaggcgggcagatcacgaggtcaggagatcgagaccgtcctggctaacatggtgaaaccccgtctctactaaaaatacaaaaaattagctgggcgtggtggcggtcgcctgtagtcccagctactcaggaggctgaggcaggagaatggtgtgaacccaggaggcagagcttgcagtgagccgagatagtgccactgcactccaggcctgggtgacagagcgagactccatctcaaaaaaaaaaaaatcactcaggtCACTGGGTGGAGCAGTCTTGTCATGGGATCACAGAGAGGAATTAGTGTAACAGGCAGCTTGATCACTTCACCCATGCCTACTATATTCCAAAAGAGGAGGCGGAAGCCAAGCCAGGAGAGCCCCTTCCCCAGACcagacccctccccaccccaaccaaGCCAGCTGGCATTAGGCAGCACCCAAGGGAGGCTGGATGAGAGCTGAATGCCTCTGATCTGTCACTTTAACTACGTTACTTTTGAAACAGGCAGGTGACAAGACACAGCAACCAGAAACCATCTTACCATCTATTGGAGAGGCCAGGCCTAGGCTCAGTGTCTCAGAAGGCAAGTAGACCCACCCTGTGGACTCCTGGGGGTCCCGGCCATCTCACTCGTCCTTGCCACTGCCTGCAGGCAGAGACCAGGAGCCGACAttatagagaaaagagggaggCTCTGAGGGGCGCTGGGACTCGGCCAAGGCATCCCAACGCAGAGTCCTGGACTCCAGGCTGGCTGTCTCTCTGCCTTGGGAGAGGCTGGGACCAGCAGGGACACTTGGGCTCCAAGTCCCCACTGCATCTGCCCTAGCTGTGCCCTCCTCCTACCCACTTATCCCCACCTCCCTACCGCCACTCCAGCCTCTTACCAGGGTCTACACAAACGGCCTCAGGCCTGTCTCCACACCTCCAATTCACCCAGTCCATTTTCTGCACACAGAACAATGCAGCTTCTGAAACAGTGCTAGGATCTTGTAACTCCTCTGCCGTCAACCCTTAGGTGGCAACCCCAGGATCTGCCTCTAGCTGCCTGCTGGCCATTCCTGGAGTACTCCAAGGCCTCTGCACCGAGGCCCTTGTCCTTGGTGTTCCCTGCCTGAAAAGCTCTCCCAGACGCCCATGTGACTGGCCTCCTCATTCATTCCcatctatgcttttttttttttttagatgaagtctcactctgtcactcaggctggagtgcagtggcacgatctctgctcgctgcaacctccgcctcccagcttaaagcaattctcctgcctcagcctcccaagtagctgggattacaggtgtgtgccaccacgcccggctaattcttttatttttagtagagacagggtttcaccatgtttgtcaggctggtctcgaactcctgacctcaggtgatctgcccgctttggcctcccaaagtgctgggattacaggcacgagccaccgcacctggccaagaggcCTTTCTTAAAAGAGCAGTCCCATCCTGTCCCAAccccaatttatttttctttagtgcaCGTCACTGCctgacatgcacacacacacacatgcacacacactttttaaagGTTTACTTTCTCTGCCTCATGAGTTCCACAAGGGCACGGGCTGCATCAGGCTAGTTTTCTGCAATCTGcatagcacctagcacagtgcctggcatgtagaagGTGCCCGACAGAAACATAATCTGGAGGAGAGTACTGAGGACCATTTTGCCCCGTGAACCTTTTACACTGTCAGCTGAGCGAGCTGTACATTGTTATGGCTAAGGTGTTTTTCACTGCCCAGGGGACATAAACAACCTTAAACTGCTGAAAACATCTGCCAAGTTGAGAGCGGAAACCGCACTTTCTCTATCCCCCACCCCCAAGCTCTCCTCCTGCACACTCACCTGACCAGCCACTAACCTGACCAGCCAACAGGGACTGTAAACTGTGAATGAGCTCCAAGCCCTCTCACCTAGCATATCACCAGCTATTTGAACTTTTCCCAGCAGGCTTGTCTTATAATTGACTTTCGGGGAAAGGTGAAGTCCAGAAGCATCTACTGGACCCAGAGGGTATGGGTAAGGCCTAATTAGGGAGGAAAAGGGCTCCCAGAGTGTGTATGCTCAGAAAAGCAGCactccccctcctctcccactcAGCAAGGGTTGGCAGGTAAGTTTCATATGGGGTGGGGATTTCAAGGCTGCAAGGGTTTCAGTCCTGGGCTTCAGGCCCTTCTTTCACCTTGGTGACAGAAGGGCTCAGTCCTGCCCATCGCTGCCTCAGTCGGGAAGCACATGTTGGGTGAGGGATAAGGCTTCTTTCCTCTTCTAATCTCTAAACATAACTCCCAGCTTATACTACGCTCTGAGTCTCCACACTCATGACAA is drawn from Homo sapiens chromosome 3, GRCh38.p14 Primary Assembly and contains these coding sequences:
- the RAB43 gene encoding ras-related protein Rab-43 isoform b (isoform b is encoded by transcript variant 6) yields the protein MAGPGPGPGDPDEQYDFLFKLVLVGDASVGKTCVVQRFKTGAFSERQGSTIGVDFTMKTLEIQGKRVKLQIWDTAGQERFRTITQSYYRSANGAILAYDITKRSSFLSVPHWIEDVRKYAGSNIVQLLIEMQSCYVAQADLELLASSNPPASTSK